Proteins encoded within one genomic window of Acinetobacter sp. WCHA55:
- the tolA gene encoding cell envelope integrity protein TolA, whose translation MKDLKKPPFKQKAIALGFTFGVHVIAVVGLLYLGMSKPPEPPKQIRTVLIKPEDLKPVTLEETEFTETAHENVAKEITQTAPPAVEPAPVIPSASPITPVVPKVDAQKAAVDAKAAEAAARKAELQQQIQARAKAEAEKLQAQQERAATRAAEQAKNAEKAKADAAAKAEADAKRRENLEALKKAEAVQKAKLEAQKKADLAKKQQQITDANKAKATADAKAKADADKAKAAADAKRKADADKAKAAADAKAKADADKAKANADAKAKADAAKIKADADAKAKADAEKAKAAADAKRKADAEAKERAAEEARASSAKQAAEEAAQKKAEAKQIASTAKRDFENKIKRAWDTPAGSSGKTATARVTLSDNGAVRSVIVSSSDPDMKASVEAAVRSAAPYPMPSDPEARRQAQSFTSSFTAK comes from the coding sequence TTGGCTTACTTTATCTTGGTATGAGTAAACCACCAGAGCCACCGAAGCAAATTAGAACTGTGCTCATCAAACCTGAGGACTTAAAGCCTGTTACGCTTGAAGAAACAGAGTTTACTGAAACAGCACACGAAAATGTCGCTAAAGAAATCACACAAACGGCTCCGCCCGCTGTAGAGCCTGCACCTGTTATCCCATCAGCATCACCTATAACACCCGTTGTGCCAAAAGTCGATGCTCAAAAAGCAGCAGTGGATGCCAAAGCCGCTGAAGCGGCAGCACGTAAAGCTGAACTACAACAGCAGATTCAAGCACGTGCAAAGGCTGAAGCTGAAAAACTACAAGCTCAGCAAGAACGTGCTGCTACCCGTGCAGCGGAGCAAGCTAAAAATGCTGAGAAAGCCAAAGCAGATGCAGCCGCGAAAGCCGAAGCAGACGCCAAACGCCGAGAAAACTTAGAAGCCTTAAAAAAAGCAGAGGCAGTACAAAAAGCGAAGCTAGAGGCACAAAAGAAAGCGGATCTCGCTAAAAAGCAGCAGCAAATTACTGATGCCAATAAAGCTAAAGCTACGGCGGATGCAAAGGCTAAAGCGGATGCAGATAAAGCCAAGGCTGCCGCTGATGCAAAACGTAAAGCCGATGCGGACAAAGCAAAAGCCGCCGCTGATGCGAAGGCCAAAGCAGATGCCGATAAAGCCAAGGCAAATGCCGATGCCAAAGCTAAAGCAGATGCAGCGAAAATCAAAGCTGACGCTGATGCAAAAGCCAAAGCAGATGCAGAAAAAGCCAAGGCTGCCGCTGATGCAAAACGTAAAGCCGATGCTGAAGCAAAAGAACGTGCAGCGGAAGAAGCACGTGCTTCATCTGCCAAACAGGCTGCCGAAGAAGCTGCACAAAAGAAAGCTGAGGCCAAACAAATTGCGTCCACGGCAAAACGAGACTTTGAAAATAAAATTAAGCGTGCATGGGATACCCCTGCTGGCTCAAGTGGGAAAACAGCGACAGCACGTGTGACCCTTTCAGATAACGGCGCTGTACGCTCTGTGATCGTGAGCTCAAGTGATCCTGACATGAAAGCCAGCGTTGAAGCAGCTGTTCGTTCTGCGGCACCCTATCCAATGCCTTCTGATCCAGAAGCACGCCGGCAAGCGCAAAGCTTTACATCATCCTTTACTGCCAAATAA